One Xenopus tropicalis strain Nigerian chromosome 8, UCB_Xtro_10.0, whole genome shotgun sequence genomic window carries:
- the six4 gene encoding homeobox protein SIX4 isoform X2, with protein sequence MELAAPGQDVPAGVCSCVVVTLGTEAIRLQFEGGLEKKNNNNAHNNPPSIYYDFCAAAGNLIGSIEKGRTLFLKKRGEQKMSSPTSNGIGNAIEIKQENALESGESEVAAELSALEPAPFSMEHAGQVETESGIKNELLPGGGAPYTLAFSPEHVACVCEALQQGGDLDRLSRFLCSLPHSELLRGNESILKARALVTFHQGRYSELFLLLESHNFHPSNHAALQELWYKARYIEAEKARGRPLGAVDKYRLRRKFPLPRTIWDGEETVYCFKEKSRNALKELYKHNRYPSPAAKRNLAKVTGLSLTQVSNWFKNRRQRDRNPSEAQSKSESDGNHSTEDESSKGQDDLSPHPLSNSSDGVSNINPLGPADAVYMQHIGNKISLSPSGVLLNGSLVPTNTSPVFLNGSSFIQGPNGVLLNGLNVANSQTLTLNPSKLASTVVSNGASNADVLVSSTEEIKDFKVPQTGLTDSNTTYSANLPPSFPGLIPATEVKTETLQPVSSQDGGTVVTFTTPIQINPYGIVQIPNSGTNGQLINGSIGFSTLQLPSVAVSQGNSKTHEQFPKTVLTSNQHRNIDQKISPGASGIEKGNCQIDIPCKVIL encoded by the exons ATGGAGCTAGCAGCTCCGGGCCAGGACGTTCCTGCCGGAGTTTGCAGTTGTGTAGTAGTCACGTTGGGAACCGAGGCTATCCGTTTACAGTTTGAGGGGGGGttagaaaaaaagaacaacaacaacgCGCACAACAACCCCCCCTCTATCTACTATGATTTCTGCGCGGCCGCTGGAAACCTGATCGGCTCCATAGAGAAGGGGAGGACTTTATTTTTGAAGAAAAGGGGGGAGCAAAAAATGTCTTCCCCTACTTCCAACGGGATAGGGAATGCAATAGAGATCAAGCAGGAAAATGCCCTGGAAAGCGGCGAGAGTGAGGTTGCGGCGGAGCTAAGCGCGTTGGAGCCTGCGCCCTTCTCTATGGAGCATGCTGGCCAAGTGGAGACCGAGTCCGGCATCAAGAACGAACTTTTACCCGGCGGGGGCGCCCCATATACCCTGGCATTCTCCCCGGAGCACGTCGCCTGCGTGTGCGAGGCTCTGCAGCAAGGTGGGGACCTGGACAGGCTGTCTCGCTTCCTGTGTTCGCTCCCCCACAGCGAGCTGCTACGTGGCAACGAGAGTATCCTGAAAGCCCGGGCGCTCGTAACGTTCCACCAGGGCAGGTACTCCGAGCTCTTCCTGCTGCTGGAGAGCCACAACTTCCACCCGTCCAACCACGCCGCGCTGCAGGAGCTCTGGTACAAGGCGCGCTATATCGAAGCGGAGAAGGCCCGGGGGAGACCGCTGGGGGCGGTGGACAAATACCGGCTGAGAAGGAAGTTTCCCCTGCCCCGCACCATCTGGGACGGCGAGGAGACCGTCTACTGCTTCAAGGAGAAGTCCCGCAACGCGCTCAAAGAGCTCTACAAGCACAACCGCTACCCGTCCCCTGCCGCCAAGAGGAACCTGGCCAAGGTCACCGGGCTGTCCCTCACCCAGGTCAGCAACTGGTTCAAGAACAGACGCCAGCGCGACCGCAACCCTTCCGAAGCGCAGTCCAAGAG TGAATCTGATGGCAACCACAGCACTGAAGACGAATCAAGCAAAGGCCAAGATGACCTGTCTCCTCATCCTCTCTCCAACTCCTCAGATGGTGTTTCCAACATAAATCCATTAGGTCCTGCTGATGCAGTATACATGCAGCACATTGGAAATAAAATATCCTTAAGTCCTTCTGGTGTTTTGTTAAATGGTAGCTTGGTACCTACAAATACTTCACCTGTCTTCTTAAATGGCAGCTCATTTATCCAGGGACCTAATGGAGTACTTCTTAATGGTTTAAATGTAGCAAATTCACAGACTTTGACCTTGAATCCATCAAAATTGGCCTCAACAGTTGTAAGCAATGGTGCATCAAATGCTGATGTCTTGGTGTCTTCCACAGAAGAAATTAAGGACTTCAAAGTTCCTCAGACTGGCCTGACTGATTCCAACACAACTTACAGTGCAAATTTACCACCATCCTTTCCCGGATTAATACCTGCCACAGAAGTCAAAACTGAAACTCTACAGCCTGTAAGTTCTCAAGATGGAGGAACTGTAGTCACTTTCACCACCCCCATCCAAATAAACCCATATGGCATAGTTCAGATCCCGAATTCAGGAACAAATGGTCAACTGATCAATGGAAGTATAGGATTTTCCACACTCCAGCTGCCTTCTGTTGCTGTTTCACAAG GAAATTCAAAAACACATGAACAGTTCCCTAAAACTGTTTTAACCTCCAATCAACATAGAAATATTGACCAGAAAATTTCACCAGGAGCCAGTGGTATTGAGAAGGGCAACTGTCAAATAGACATTCCATGCAAAGTAATCCTTTGA
- the six4 gene encoding homeobox protein SIX4 isoform X3 — protein sequence MELAAPGQDVPAGVCSCVVVTLGTEAIRLQFEGGLEKKNNNNAHNNPPSIYYDFCAAAGNLIGSIEKGRTLFLKKRGEQKMSSPTSNGIGNAIEIKQENALESGESEVAAELSALEPAPFSMEHAGQVETESGIKNELLPGGGAPYTLAFSPEHVACVCEALQQGGDLDRLSRFLCSLPHSELLRGNESILKARALVTFHQGRYSELFLLLESHNFHPSNHAALQELWYKARYIEAEKARGRPLGAVDKYRLRRKFPLPRTIWDGEETVYCFKEKSRNALKELYKHNRYPSPAAKRNLAKVTGLSLTQVSNWFKNRRQRDRNPSEAQSKSESDGNHSTEDESSKGQDDLSPHPLSNSSDGVSNINPLGPADAVYMQHIGNKISLSPSGVLLNGSLVPTNTSPVFLNGSSFIQGPNGVLLNGLNVANSQTLTLNPSKLASTVVSNGASNADVLVSSTEEIKDFKVPQTGLTDSNTTYSANLPPSFPGLIPATEVKTETLQPVSSQDGGTVVTFTTPIQINPYGIVQIPNSGTNGQLINGSIGFSTLQLPSVAVSQGQAQMGSFRSLLAASLQ from the exons ATGGAGCTAGCAGCTCCGGGCCAGGACGTTCCTGCCGGAGTTTGCAGTTGTGTAGTAGTCACGTTGGGAACCGAGGCTATCCGTTTACAGTTTGAGGGGGGGttagaaaaaaagaacaacaacaacgCGCACAACAACCCCCCCTCTATCTACTATGATTTCTGCGCGGCCGCTGGAAACCTGATCGGCTCCATAGAGAAGGGGAGGACTTTATTTTTGAAGAAAAGGGGGGAGCAAAAAATGTCTTCCCCTACTTCCAACGGGATAGGGAATGCAATAGAGATCAAGCAGGAAAATGCCCTGGAAAGCGGCGAGAGTGAGGTTGCGGCGGAGCTAAGCGCGTTGGAGCCTGCGCCCTTCTCTATGGAGCATGCTGGCCAAGTGGAGACCGAGTCCGGCATCAAGAACGAACTTTTACCCGGCGGGGGCGCCCCATATACCCTGGCATTCTCCCCGGAGCACGTCGCCTGCGTGTGCGAGGCTCTGCAGCAAGGTGGGGACCTGGACAGGCTGTCTCGCTTCCTGTGTTCGCTCCCCCACAGCGAGCTGCTACGTGGCAACGAGAGTATCCTGAAAGCCCGGGCGCTCGTAACGTTCCACCAGGGCAGGTACTCCGAGCTCTTCCTGCTGCTGGAGAGCCACAACTTCCACCCGTCCAACCACGCCGCGCTGCAGGAGCTCTGGTACAAGGCGCGCTATATCGAAGCGGAGAAGGCCCGGGGGAGACCGCTGGGGGCGGTGGACAAATACCGGCTGAGAAGGAAGTTTCCCCTGCCCCGCACCATCTGGGACGGCGAGGAGACCGTCTACTGCTTCAAGGAGAAGTCCCGCAACGCGCTCAAAGAGCTCTACAAGCACAACCGCTACCCGTCCCCTGCCGCCAAGAGGAACCTGGCCAAGGTCACCGGGCTGTCCCTCACCCAGGTCAGCAACTGGTTCAAGAACAGACGCCAGCGCGACCGCAACCCTTCCGAAGCGCAGTCCAAGAG TGAATCTGATGGCAACCACAGCACTGAAGACGAATCAAGCAAAGGCCAAGATGACCTGTCTCCTCATCCTCTCTCCAACTCCTCAGATGGTGTTTCCAACATAAATCCATTAGGTCCTGCTGATGCAGTATACATGCAGCACATTGGAAATAAAATATCCTTAAGTCCTTCTGGTGTTTTGTTAAATGGTAGCTTGGTACCTACAAATACTTCACCTGTCTTCTTAAATGGCAGCTCATTTATCCAGGGACCTAATGGAGTACTTCTTAATGGTTTAAATGTAGCAAATTCACAGACTTTGACCTTGAATCCATCAAAATTGGCCTCAACAGTTGTAAGCAATGGTGCATCAAATGCTGATGTCTTGGTGTCTTCCACAGAAGAAATTAAGGACTTCAAAGTTCCTCAGACTGGCCTGACTGATTCCAACACAACTTACAGTGCAAATTTACCACCATCCTTTCCCGGATTAATACCTGCCACAGAAGTCAAAACTGAAACTCTACAGCCTGTAAGTTCTCAAGATGGAGGAACTGTAGTCACTTTCACCACCCCCATCCAAATAAACCCATATGGCATAGTTCAGATCCCGAATTCAGGAACAAATGGTCAACTGATCAATGGAAGTATAGGATTTTCCACACTCCAGCTGCCTTCTGTTGCTGTTTCACAAG GTCAGGCCCAGATGGGGTCATTCAGATCTCTTCTTGCTGCTTCTTTGCAGTAG
- the six4 gene encoding homeobox protein SIX4 isoform X1 produces MELAAPGQDVPAGVCSCVVVTLGTEAIRLQFEGGLEKKNNNNAHNNPPSIYYDFCAAAGNLIGSIEKGRTLFLKKRGEQKMSSPTSNGIGNAIEIKQENALESGESEVAAELSALEPAPFSMEHAGQVETESGIKNELLPGGGAPYTLAFSPEHVACVCEALQQGGDLDRLSRFLCSLPHSELLRGNESILKARALVTFHQGRYSELFLLLESHNFHPSNHAALQELWYKARYIEAEKARGRPLGAVDKYRLRRKFPLPRTIWDGEETVYCFKEKSRNALKELYKHNRYPSPAAKRNLAKVTGLSLTQVSNWFKNRRQRDRNPSEAQSKSESDGNHSTEDESSKGQDDLSPHPLSNSSDGVSNINPLGPADAVYMQHIGNKISLSPSGVLLNGSLVPTNTSPVFLNGSSFIQGPNGVLLNGLNVANSQTLTLNPSKLASTVVSNGASNADVLVSSTEEIKDFKVPQTGLTDSNTTYSANLPPSFPGLIPATEVKTETLQPVSSQDGGTVVTFTTPIQINPYGIVQIPNSGTNGQLINGSIGFSTLQLPSVAVSQGNLSVTPGTDGGIFTSDTTSSGDQGKVFLSSLPHSTVVYTVPHSIKQDGLERSLVFSPLMPVNQSTAQVNISMPSDDALHSVAASLVNGTHAQNFSLPPSTLITTSAHLASVAGNQSIAVNQAISVPATTTTSGTATSNSNFTPLQNCHYIATQDLLSVSSAQSTLGGSVLSTSSNTSHPASQVHQDFSSQHNLVLQPLNDTKENYLPISQNSTISGSVMLLDTKSKYVVSNMVNSGCEELETDKKDLAKLQNVQMDEDMQDL; encoded by the exons ATGGAGCTAGCAGCTCCGGGCCAGGACGTTCCTGCCGGAGTTTGCAGTTGTGTAGTAGTCACGTTGGGAACCGAGGCTATCCGTTTACAGTTTGAGGGGGGGttagaaaaaaagaacaacaacaacgCGCACAACAACCCCCCCTCTATCTACTATGATTTCTGCGCGGCCGCTGGAAACCTGATCGGCTCCATAGAGAAGGGGAGGACTTTATTTTTGAAGAAAAGGGGGGAGCAAAAAATGTCTTCCCCTACTTCCAACGGGATAGGGAATGCAATAGAGATCAAGCAGGAAAATGCCCTGGAAAGCGGCGAGAGTGAGGTTGCGGCGGAGCTAAGCGCGTTGGAGCCTGCGCCCTTCTCTATGGAGCATGCTGGCCAAGTGGAGACCGAGTCCGGCATCAAGAACGAACTTTTACCCGGCGGGGGCGCCCCATATACCCTGGCATTCTCCCCGGAGCACGTCGCCTGCGTGTGCGAGGCTCTGCAGCAAGGTGGGGACCTGGACAGGCTGTCTCGCTTCCTGTGTTCGCTCCCCCACAGCGAGCTGCTACGTGGCAACGAGAGTATCCTGAAAGCCCGGGCGCTCGTAACGTTCCACCAGGGCAGGTACTCCGAGCTCTTCCTGCTGCTGGAGAGCCACAACTTCCACCCGTCCAACCACGCCGCGCTGCAGGAGCTCTGGTACAAGGCGCGCTATATCGAAGCGGAGAAGGCCCGGGGGAGACCGCTGGGGGCGGTGGACAAATACCGGCTGAGAAGGAAGTTTCCCCTGCCCCGCACCATCTGGGACGGCGAGGAGACCGTCTACTGCTTCAAGGAGAAGTCCCGCAACGCGCTCAAAGAGCTCTACAAGCACAACCGCTACCCGTCCCCTGCCGCCAAGAGGAACCTGGCCAAGGTCACCGGGCTGTCCCTCACCCAGGTCAGCAACTGGTTCAAGAACAGACGCCAGCGCGACCGCAACCCTTCCGAAGCGCAGTCCAAGAG TGAATCTGATGGCAACCACAGCACTGAAGACGAATCAAGCAAAGGCCAAGATGACCTGTCTCCTCATCCTCTCTCCAACTCCTCAGATGGTGTTTCCAACATAAATCCATTAGGTCCTGCTGATGCAGTATACATGCAGCACATTGGAAATAAAATATCCTTAAGTCCTTCTGGTGTTTTGTTAAATGGTAGCTTGGTACCTACAAATACTTCACCTGTCTTCTTAAATGGCAGCTCATTTATCCAGGGACCTAATGGAGTACTTCTTAATGGTTTAAATGTAGCAAATTCACAGACTTTGACCTTGAATCCATCAAAATTGGCCTCAACAGTTGTAAGCAATGGTGCATCAAATGCTGATGTCTTGGTGTCTTCCACAGAAGAAATTAAGGACTTCAAAGTTCCTCAGACTGGCCTGACTGATTCCAACACAACTTACAGTGCAAATTTACCACCATCCTTTCCCGGATTAATACCTGCCACAGAAGTCAAAACTGAAACTCTACAGCCTGTAAGTTCTCAAGATGGAGGAACTGTAGTCACTTTCACCACCCCCATCCAAATAAACCCATATGGCATAGTTCAGATCCCGAATTCAGGAACAAATGGTCAACTGATCAATGGAAGTATAGGATTTTCCACACTCCAGCTGCCTTCTGTTGCTGTTTCACAAG gtAATCTCTCTGTCACTCCTGGTACTGATGGGGGAATATTTACTAGCGATACCACCTCAAGTGGAGATCAGGGGAAAGTATTTCTCAGCTCACTTCCACACAGCACAGTCGTGTACACAGTTCCGCATTCTATTAAACAGGATGGACTGGAAAGAAGCCTTGTTTTTTCTCCGTTAATGCCTGTCAATCAAAGCACAGCACAAGTTAACATTAGCATGCCTTCAGATGATGCTCTGCACTCTGTTGCAGCATCATTAGTAAACGGAACTCACGCACAGAATTTTTCACTTCCTCCATCTACCTTAATAACTACTTCTGCACATCTTGCCTCTGTTGCAGGCAATCAGTCTATAGCTGTAAACCAGGCTATTTCAGTCCCTGCAACTACGACAACTAGTGGGACTGCCACTAGCAATTCTAACTTTACCCCTTTGCAAAATTGTCACTACATTGCCACCCAAGACCTCCTTTCTGTCTCTTCTGCACAATCAACCCTTGGGGGGTCAGTTCTTTCAACCAGCAGTAATACCAGCCACCCTGCTTCACAAGTCCATCAGGATTTCAGTAGCCAGCACAACCTGGTTCTGCAACCTCTGAATGACACTAAAGAGAATTATTTGCCCATATCTCAGAACAGTACAATAAGTGGCAGTGTCATGTTGTTAGATACAAAATCAAAGTATGTGGTCAGCAATATGGTCAATAGTGGCTGCGAAGAACTTGAAACTGACAAAAAGGACCTGGCCAAGCTCCAGAATGTTCAAATGGATGAAGATATGCAAGATTTATAA